The genomic stretch CGCGGGAATTCGTATTTCGCAAACGACGGAACCCGAGCACTTGACAACTCCCGCGCGCGTGGTATAATTGGCAGTCGCCTGGCGGGACTGCTAGCATTATCCACAGCCCCCTGCCAGGTGCAACCATCTTCAGCATTATTCGGTTTCAAGGAGGTAAGGCAGTATGGGTAAGGCAAAGGGTCAGTTCATTCTGCGCCCGCTCGGGGACCGCGTCGTCGTCGAGCATCTGAAGGACGAGGAGAAGGTGACGTCTGGCGGGATCGTCATCCCCGACAGCGCCAAGGAGCGCCCGCAGAAAGGCAAGGTCGTCGCGGTCGGCCCCGGCAAGAAGCTGGAGGACGGAACGCGCTCCAAGATGGACGTCGAGGTGGGTGACATCGTCTATCACGGAAAGTACTCGGGCACCGAACTCAAAATCGAGGGCGTCGAGTACATGATCCTCCGCGAGGAGGACATCATCGGTGTTGTCGAGGGCTAGCCGCGGCTCGCCCGGTAATTGTTTGCGAAACATTCGGAGGAAATCAAAATGGCAGCAAAAGAACTGAAGTTTCATGAGGATGCAAGGCAGAAGCTCGTAAAGGGCATAGACTGCGTCGCGGACGCGGTGAAGATCACACTCGGCCCGAAAGGACGCAACGTCGTCCTCGACAAGAAGTGGGGCAGCCCCACGATCACGAACGACGGCGTGACCATCGCCAAGGAAATAGAGCTGGACGACCACTTCGAGAACATGGGCGCGCAGCTCCTTAAGGAAGTCGCCTCAAAGACGAACGACATCGCGGGTGACGGCACGACCACCGCGACAATCCTGGCCCAGGCAATCGTCA from bacterium encodes the following:
- the groES gene encoding co-chaperone GroES, which translates into the protein MLRPLGDRVVVEHLKDEEKVTSGGIVIPDSAKERPQKGKVVAVGPGKKLEDGTRSKMDVEVGDIVYHGKYSGTELKIEGVEYMILREEDIIGVVEG